A DNA window from Roseovarius sp. Pro17 contains the following coding sequences:
- a CDS encoding MAPEG family protein: protein MIQFAEYGHAISAMALIGLLALILSPMSAMRKQAAGLAPGATPPEDYADATYRWHRAYANLTEATGSFALVTLAAILAGAAPFWVNLFATVFLVARLVMLVIHLRGGKPHMGARSIVYVLGWVMCILLAIFAIVAAFGGAV from the coding sequence TTGATTCAATTTGCAGAATATGGCCACGCGATTTCCGCAATGGCGCTGATCGGGCTTCTGGCGCTGATCCTCAGCCCAATGTCGGCAATGCGCAAGCAGGCCGCCGGGCTGGCACCGGGCGCGACCCCGCCCGAGGACTATGCCGATGCGACTTACCGCTGGCATCGCGCCTACGCCAACCTCACCGAGGCGACCGGCAGTTTCGCGCTGGTCACGCTTGCGGCGATACTCGCGGGGGCCGCGCCGTTCTGGGTGAACCTCTTTGCAACGGTTTTCCTTGTCGCGCGGCTGGTGATGCTGGTGATTCATTTGCGTGGCGGCAAGCCGCATATGGGCGCGCGGTCTATCGTTTATGTGTTGGGCTGGGTGATGTGCATCCTGCTGGCTATTTTTGCCATCGTGGCAGCGTTCGGAGGTGCGGTATGA
- the nuoF gene encoding NADH-quinone oxidoreductase subunit NuoF yields the protein MLKDQDRIFTNLYGMHDRTLKGAQARGHWDGTAKIMQNGRDWIVEQMKASGLRGRGGAGFPTGLKWSFMPKESDGRPSYLVVNADESEPGTCKDREIMRHDPHTLIEGCLIASYAMQAHACYIYIRGEYIREREALQAAIDECYDAGLIGRNACKSGYDFDLYLTHGAGAYICGEETALLESLEGKKGMPRMKPPFPAGAGLYGCPTTVNNVESIAVVPTILRRGPEWFSSFGRPNNSGTKLFAISGHVNNPCVVEEAMSVNFEELIEKHCGGIRGGWDNLKAVIPGGSSVPLIRGENMREAIMDFDYLRDQRSGLGTAAVIVMDQSTDIIKAIWRLSKFYKHESCGQCTPCREGTGWMMRVMDRLVTGNAEPEEIDMLLDVTKQVEGHTICALGDAAAWPIQGLIRNFRDEIEDRIKHKRGTTVRPVAAE from the coding sequence ATGCTGAAAGACCAGGACCGTATTTTTACCAACCTTTACGGGATGCACGACCGCACGCTGAAGGGCGCGCAGGCGCGTGGCCATTGGGACGGCACGGCCAAGATTATGCAAAACGGGCGCGACTGGATCGTCGAGCAGATGAAGGCCAGTGGCCTGCGCGGACGTGGCGGTGCGGGCTTTCCCACCGGCCTCAAGTGGTCCTTCATGCCCAAGGAATCGGATGGCCGCCCCTCTTATCTGGTGGTCAACGCCGACGAGTCTGAGCCGGGCACCTGCAAGGACCGCGAGATCATGCGCCATGATCCGCACACCTTGATCGAGGGCTGCCTGATCGCCAGCTACGCCATGCAAGCCCATGCCTGCTACATCTATATTCGCGGCGAATATATCCGCGAGCGCGAGGCGCTTCAGGCTGCGATCGACGAATGCTACGATGCCGGGCTGATCGGCAGGAACGCCTGCAAGTCGGGCTATGATTTCGACCTCTACCTGACGCACGGCGCCGGCGCCTACATCTGCGGCGAAGAAACCGCGCTGCTGGAATCGCTTGAGGGCAAAAAGGGGATGCCGCGCATGAAGCCGCCATTCCCGGCGGGGGCGGGTCTTTATGGCTGCCCAACCACTGTCAACAACGTGGAATCCATCGCGGTCGTGCCGACGATCCTGCGGCGCGGGCCAGAGTGGTTTTCCAGCTTTGGCCGTCCGAACAATTCCGGCACCAAGCTGTTCGCGATCTCGGGCCACGTCAACAACCCCTGCGTTGTCGAAGAAGCGATGAGCGTCAATTTCGAAGAGCTGATCGAAAAGCATTGCGGCGGTATTCGCGGCGGCTGGGACAACCTCAAGGCCGTTATCCCCGGTGGCAGTTCCGTGCCGCTGATCCGGGGCGAGAATATGCGCGAGGCGATCATGGATTTCGACTATCTGCGCGATCAGCGCAGCGGTCTCGGCACTGCTGCCGTGATCGTGATGGATCAGTCGACCGACATCATCAAGGCGATCTGGCGGCTGTCAAAGTTCTACAAGCACGAATCCTGCGGCCAGTGCACGCCGTGCCGCGAAGGCACCGGCTGGATGATGCGCGTGATGGACCGACTCGTCACCGGCAACGCCGAACCCGAGGAAATTGATATGCTGCTGGACGTGACCAAGCAGGTCGAGGGCCACACGATCTGCGCGCTGGGGGATGCGGCGGCGTGGCCCATTCAGGGCCTCATCCGCAACTTCCGCGACGAGATCGAAGACCGCATCAAGCACAAGCGTGGCACGACAGTGCGCCCTGTGGCGGCGGAGTAG
- a CDS encoding DUF5337 domain-containing protein, which yields MSDTERTQAQAGRRAALVIAGTAILWVAASYLGDKLELSPSTRIALDLMALGGFLWAFWMIYNIWRARRDNQGR from the coding sequence ATGAGCGATACAGAACGCACTCAGGCTCAGGCAGGGCGCCGCGCCGCGCTGGTGATTGCGGGCACCGCCATCCTCTGGGTGGCGGCGTCCTATCTTGGCGATAAGTTGGAGCTTAGTCCGTCTACGCGGATTGCGCTCGATCTGATGGCCCTCGGGGGATTCCTCTGGGCGTTTTGGATGATCTACAATATCTGGCGTGCGCGCCGGGACAATCAGGGGCGTTGA
- a CDS encoding endonuclease, producing the protein MMTDSSAKKCASTCWYVAVGLGLLLAIVLIVADWFFLWALLLGVIVFLVLGFVLPQLVCTGGRSDRPMTATSTPSSHVAGDSPAPLPGGAPASAAAAAAATPPPMQTPAEPAPQAHPVATEAKKPKVDKVDKVKPAKAKSAPAASAASASPAASAASATDKKPSSLSAPRPGGADDLKLIKGVGPKLEKMLNGMGFYHFDQIANWTDSEVAWVDENLQGFKGRATRDDWTGQAATLARGGSTEFSTRASKGGK; encoded by the coding sequence ATGATGACCGATTCTTCTGCCAAGAAATGTGCCAGCACCTGCTGGTATGTCGCCGTAGGGCTGGGCCTGTTGCTGGCGATCGTGCTGATCGTGGCGGATTGGTTCTTTCTCTGGGCGCTGTTGCTGGGGGTGATCGTGTTCCTGGTCCTCGGCTTTGTGCTACCGCAATTGGTCTGCACCGGCGGCCGGTCAGACCGCCCGATGACGGCGACCAGCACGCCCTCCAGCCATGTCGCGGGCGATTCGCCTGCACCTCTGCCGGGCGGCGCGCCTGCCTCTGCGGCAGCCGCTGCAGCAGCGACACCGCCGCCGATGCAAACACCGGCCGAGCCTGCACCGCAAGCGCACCCCGTAGCCACTGAGGCGAAGAAGCCGAAGGTGGACAAGGTGGACAAGGTGAAACCGGCCAAGGCCAAGAGCGCCCCGGCCGCCTCTGCCGCCAGCGCTAGCCCCGCTGCCAGCGCCGCATCTGCCACAGACAAAAAGCCAAGCTCCCTCAGCGCGCCGCGCCCGGGTGGAGCGGATGATTTGAAGTTGATCAAGGGCGTCGGACCCAAGCTGGAGAAGATGCTTAACGGGATGGGGTTTTACCATTTCGATCAGATCGCGAACTGGACAGATAGCGAGGTCGCGTGGGTTGATGAGAACCTTCAGGGCTTCAAGGGCCGTGCCACCCGCGACGACTGGACCGGGCAGGCCGCAACGCTTGCACGCGGCGGGTCGACCGAATTTTCGACCCGTGCCTCGAAGGGCGGGAAATAA
- a CDS encoding NADH-quinone oxidoreductase subunit E: protein MLRRLHPEQPDSFAFTPANQAWAEAQITKFPEGRQASAIIPLMWRAHEQEGWLTRPAIEGIADMLGMAYMRALEVASFYFQFQLQPVGSIANIQVCGTTSCMICGAEDLMAVCREKIADKPHTVSADGKFSWEEVECQGACANAPMAMIGKDYYEDLTAERLGEIIDELAAGSVPTPGPQNGRFASEPASGLTSLKEFDSGHKKYNASAQLAADLGETVKRIDGTEVPLLSPWQDKGAMHQPAKPNVKVLDAPLDIVKETGRIAPAKAAKGDAATSKAKPKIDNTNAPAGEPGPDNPASIAKTSKASSKAPQVEGDPTGVPRTSKAGQDKASQGKAGDEDKAVATDAAASDEGRKPVALDAARDGGADNLKMIKGVGPKLEKLLNSLGIYHFDQIAAWTGDEIAWVDAHLEGFKGRATRDEWVRQAGTLASGSETDFAKRVKKGDVYD, encoded by the coding sequence ATGCTACGTCGCCTCCACCCTGAACAGCCCGACAGCTTCGCCTTCACACCTGCCAATCAGGCGTGGGCCGAGGCGCAGATTACCAAGTTTCCCGAGGGTCGTCAGGCCAGCGCGATCATTCCGCTGATGTGGCGCGCCCACGAGCAAGAAGGCTGGTTGACCCGTCCCGCTATCGAGGGCATTGCCGACATGCTGGGTATGGCCTACATGCGCGCACTGGAAGTGGCGTCATTTTACTTTCAGTTCCAGTTGCAACCTGTTGGAAGTATTGCAAACATTCAAGTCTGCGGCACGACGTCCTGCATGATCTGCGGGGCCGAAGATCTTATGGCTGTTTGCCGTGAAAAGATCGCCGACAAGCCCCACACGGTCAGCGCCGATGGCAAGTTCAGCTGGGAAGAGGTCGAATGTCAGGGCGCCTGCGCGAACGCGCCGATGGCGATGATCGGCAAGGATTATTACGAGGATCTGACCGCTGAACGGCTGGGCGAGATCATCGACGAGCTGGCGGCAGGCAGCGTGCCCACACCCGGCCCGCAGAACGGACGCTTTGCCTCGGAACCGGCGAGCGGTCTGACCAGCCTCAAGGAATTCGACAGCGGTCACAAGAAATACAACGCCTCCGCACAGTTGGCCGCCGATCTGGGCGAGACCGTCAAGCGGATCGACGGCACCGAAGTGCCGCTGTTGTCGCCGTGGCAGGACAAGGGTGCGATGCACCAACCTGCCAAGCCGAACGTCAAAGTGCTGGATGCGCCGTTGGATATCGTCAAGGAGACCGGCCGTATCGCCCCGGCCAAGGCGGCCAAGGGTGATGCGGCAACGTCCAAGGCCAAGCCAAAGATCGACAACACCAACGCTCCCGCTGGCGAGCCCGGTCCGGACAACCCGGCGAGCATCGCCAAGACGTCCAAGGCATCGTCCAAGGCGCCTCAGGTCGAGGGCGATCCGACAGGCGTGCCCCGCACAAGCAAGGCTGGCCAGGACAAGGCTAGTCAGGGCAAGGCTGGTGATGAGGACAAGGCTGTTGCAACCGATGCGGCCGCGTCCGACGAAGGGCGCAAACCGGTCGCACTGGATGCTGCGCGCGATGGCGGGGCCGACAATCTGAAGATGATCAAGGGCGTCGGGCCCAAGCTGGAGAAGCTGCTGAACAGCCTTGGCATCTACCATTTCGACCAAATCGCGGCCTGGACCGGCGATGAGATTGCATGGGTGGACGCGCATCTTGAAGGCTTCAAGGGTCGCGCCACGCGCGATGAGTGGGTCCGGCAAGCGGGCACGCTGGCGTCTGGAAGCGAGACGGACTTTGCCAAACGCGTTAAGAAGGGCGATGTTTACGACTGA
- a CDS encoding NADH-quinone oxidoreductase subunit D, with protein MMDGDIRNNTYDDGSRDYESGEQQIRNFNINFGPQHPAAHGVLRLVLELDGEIVERCDPHIGLLHRGTEKLMESRTYLQNLPYLDRLDYVAPMNQEHAWCLAIERLCDIEVPRRASLIRVLYCEIGRILSHLLNVTTQAMDVGALTPPLWGFEEREKLMIFYERACGARLHAAYFRPGGVHQDLPSDLLDDIEAWAKHFPNVLNDIDDLLTENRVFKQRNADIGVISEQEALDWGFSGVMVRGSGMAWDLRRAQPYECYDEFEFQIPVGKNGDCFDRYLVRMEEMRQSTLIIHQAIEKLRAPEGKGDIMHRGKISPPSRTDMKTSMEALIHHFKLYTEGFHVPAGEIYAAVEAPKGEFGVYLVSDGTNKPYRAKLRAPGYLHLQAMDYVAKGHQLADVAAIIGTMDVVFGEIDR; from the coding sequence ATGATGGACGGCGATATCCGCAACAATACCTATGACGACGGATCGCGCGACTACGAGTCGGGCGAGCAGCAGATTCGTAACTTCAACATCAACTTCGGCCCGCAACACCCTGCGGCACATGGCGTTTTGCGCCTTGTGCTGGAACTGGACGGCGAGATTGTCGAGCGGTGCGATCCCCATATCGGCCTGCTGCATCGCGGCACCGAAAAGCTGATGGAATCGCGTACTTATCTGCAAAACCTGCCCTACCTTGACCGCCTCGACTATGTAGCGCCGATGAATCAGGAACATGCCTGGTGCCTCGCGATTGAGCGTCTGTGCGACATCGAAGTGCCGCGCCGCGCCAGCCTGATCCGCGTGCTTTATTGCGAGATTGGCCGCATCCTCAGCCACCTGCTGAACGTGACCACGCAGGCGATGGACGTGGGCGCGCTGACGCCGCCACTCTGGGGCTTTGAAGAGCGTGAAAAACTGATGATTTTTTACGAGCGGGCCTGTGGCGCGCGCCTGCACGCGGCCTATTTTAGGCCCGGCGGCGTGCATCAGGACCTGCCCAGCGATCTGCTGGACGATATTGAGGCTTGGGCCAAACACTTCCCGAACGTCCTGAACGATATTGACGACCTGCTGACCGAAAACCGCGTTTTCAAGCAGCGTAACGCCGATATCGGTGTCATTAGTGAGCAGGAGGCGCTGGACTGGGGCTTTTCTGGTGTGATGGTGCGCGGCAGCGGCATGGCGTGGGATTTGCGCCGGGCGCAACCCTATGAGTGCTATGATGAATTCGAGTTCCAGATTCCCGTTGGCAAAAATGGTGATTGCTTTGACCGCTACCTGGTGCGGATGGAGGAAATGCGCCAGTCGACGCTCATCATCCACCAAGCCATCGAAAAGCTGCGCGCGCCAGAGGGCAAGGGCGATATCATGCACCGCGGCAAGATATCACCGCCCAGTCGCACCGACATGAAGACCTCGATGGAGGCGCTGATCCATCACTTCAAGCTCTATACCGAGGGCTTTCATGTTCCCGCCGGCGAAATTTACGCCGCCGTCGAGGCGCCCAAGGGCGAATTCGGCGTCTATCTGGTCAGCGATGGCACCAACAAGCCTTACCGGGCCAAGCTGCGCGCGCCGGGCTACTTGCATTTGCAGGCGATGGACTATGTCGCCAAGGGCCACCAACTGGCTGATGTCGCCGCGATCATCGGCACGATGGATGTCGTGTTCGGGGAGATTGACAGGTGA
- a CDS encoding NADH-quinone oxidoreductase subunit C, with protein MTEALKELGSHIETKRTDCVLGWTVTNGELTVDVALSSIAGLVEFLKTDSTCRFSTLVDITAVDYPERAKRFDMVYHFLSMYQNQRIRLRVATRAEDMVPSITAIHPSANWFEREVFDMFGILFSGHPDLRRILTDYGFRGHPLRKDFPTTGYTEVRYDETQKRVVYEPVSLVQEYRQFDFMSPWEGAEYILPGDDKAGEKKEGAK; from the coding sequence ATGACCGAAGCGCTCAAGGAACTGGGTTCGCATATCGAGACAAAGCGCACGGATTGCGTGCTGGGCTGGACTGTTACCAATGGCGAGTTGACCGTTGATGTGGCTCTCAGCAGCATTGCGGGACTGGTCGAATTTCTGAAAACCGACAGCACCTGCCGCTTTTCCACGCTGGTTGATATTACCGCTGTGGATTACCCCGAGCGGGCCAAGCGGTTCGACATGGTGTATCACTTCCTCAGCATGTATCAGAACCAGCGCATCCGCCTGCGCGTAGCCACGCGTGCCGAGGATATGGTGCCGTCGATCACCGCCATCCACCCCTCGGCCAACTGGTTCGAGCGTGAGGTGTTCGATATGTTCGGCATCCTGTTTTCGGGCCACCCTGATTTGCGCCGCATCCTGACTGATTACGGCTTTCGCGGGCATCCGCTGCGCAAGGATTTCCCGACTACAGGCTATACCGAAGTGCGCTATGACGAAACGCAGAAGCGCGTGGTTTATGAGCCTGTCAGCCTTGTGCAGGAGTACCGCCAGTTCGATTTCATGTCGCCATGGGAGGGGGCTGAATACATCCTGCCGGGTGATGACAAGGCTGGTGAGAAGAAAGAGGGGGCGAAGTGA
- a CDS encoding NADH-quinone oxidoreductase subunit B family protein: MGVSTAANHAGADRDVATQDLNAELQDKGFLLTASEDIINWARTGSLHWMTFGLACCAVEMMHTSMPRYDAERFGIAPRASPRQSDVMIVAGTLTNKMAPALRKVYDQMPEPRYVISMGSCANGGGYYHYSYSVVRGCDRIVPVDIYVPGCPPTAEALLYGILQLQRKIRRTGTIVR; this comes from the coding sequence ATGGGAGTGAGCACCGCCGCCAATCACGCGGGTGCCGACCGTGACGTCGCCACGCAGGATCTGAATGCTGAGTTGCAGGACAAGGGTTTCCTGCTGACCGCGTCCGAGGACATCATCAACTGGGCGCGCACAGGCAGCTTGCATTGGATGACCTTTGGCCTCGCGTGCTGCGCGGTCGAAATGATGCACACCTCTATGCCGCGCTATGACGCCGAGCGGTTCGGTATTGCGCCGCGCGCCAGCCCGCGCCAGTCGGACGTTATGATCGTCGCCGGCACGCTGACCAACAAGATGGCGCCGGCCCTGCGCAAAGTCTATGACCAGATGCCCGAGCCGCGCTACGTTATCTCGATGGGTAGCTGCGCCAATGGCGGCGGCTATTATCACTACAGCTATTCCGTCGTGCGCGGCTGCGACCGCATCGTGCCGGTCGATATCTACGTGCCAGGCTGCCCGCCGACCGCCGAGGCGCTGCTATACGGCATCCTTCAGCTGCAACGCAAAATTCGCCGCACGGGAACGATCGTCCGCTAA
- a CDS encoding NADH-quinone oxidoreductase subunit A, translated as MDVMLREYLPILIFLVVAIGLGAVLILASLILAGRNPDPEKVSAYECGFNAFDDARMKFDVRFYLVAILFIIFDLEIAMLFPWAVAFQDISMVAFWSMMVFLGVLTIGFAYEWKKGALEWE; from the coding sequence TTGGACGTGATGTTGAGGGAATACCTTCCCATCCTGATCTTTCTGGTCGTTGCAATCGGTCTTGGGGCCGTGCTGATCCTTGCCTCCCTCATTCTGGCCGGGCGTAACCCCGATCCGGAAAAGGTCAGCGCATATGAGTGTGGATTCAACGCCTTCGACGATGCGCGGATGAAGTTCGACGTGCGGTTCTACCTGGTGGCGATCCTTTTTATCATCTTCGATCTAGAGATCGCGATGTTGTTTCCGTGGGCTGTCGCGTTTCAGGACATCAGCATGGTGGCCTTCTGGTCAATGATGGTCTTTCTGGGCGTGCTGACCATCGGGTTCGCCTATGAGTGGAAAAAGGGAGCTCTGGAATGGGAGTGA
- a CDS encoding glutathione S-transferase family protein codes for MITLYHVPQSRSMRVLWLLNELDVEFRLVEKPFDGSLRTEEFLIRSPAGRVPALEIDGERMFESGAMVEYLCERFPERGIGQLPGAMDRMAWLVWVHFAETVSQHVAALTLQHVVLGADGSDPTKRIEVAQLLNCYAAIEARLSTPVENRDYLLTGGYSAADICVGQAVYMARHFAPLDGFPEVAAWFERITERQSYRDALPREGSSRMYDRDFYPPPAG; via the coding sequence ATGATCACGCTCTATCATGTGCCGCAAAGCCGGTCGATGCGCGTGCTGTGGCTGCTGAACGAGCTGGATGTAGAATTCCGGCTGGTGGAAAAGCCGTTCGACGGATCGTTGCGCACTGAGGAATTTCTGATCCGATCCCCCGCAGGCCGCGTGCCTGCGCTGGAGATCGACGGCGAGCGCATGTTCGAGAGCGGCGCCATGGTGGAATACCTTTGCGAGCGGTTTCCAGAACGCGGCATCGGGCAACTGCCGGGTGCCATGGACCGCATGGCATGGCTGGTCTGGGTGCATTTTGCCGAAACGGTCAGCCAGCACGTCGCCGCCCTGACGCTACAGCATGTCGTGTTGGGCGCGGATGGCAGCGACCCCACCAAGCGGATCGAGGTGGCGCAGCTATTGAATTGCTACGCCGCGATCGAGGCGCGGCTGAGCACGCCGGTTGAGAACCGCGACTATTTGCTGACGGGGGGCTATTCGGCCGCTGATATCTGCGTGGGGCAAGCGGTCTATATGGCGCGCCACTTTGCCCCACTGGACGGCTTTCCCGAGGTGGCCGCATGGTTCGAGCGCATCACCGAGCGGCAGAGCTATCGGGACGCGCTGCCGCGCGAGGGCAGCAGCCGCATGTACGACCGTGATTTCTACCCGCCACCTGCTGGCTGA
- a CDS encoding pyridoxamine 5'-phosphate oxidase family protein: MSENNLKSTFWDRITDVNVGMLSAKGTAPRPMAHHAIKEDNALWFLTADHTDIGEDAAAGKDARYQIASGEAKLYAVLDGKLSIETDRAKLDQVWSPMDAAWFEEGKADPAVRLVRFSPKSAEIWAHESSAKAFYEMAKSTVTDGTADLGDHGKVTF, translated from the coding sequence ATGAGCGAGAACAACCTGAAATCCACCTTCTGGGACCGTATCACCGACGTCAATGTCGGGATGCTCTCTGCCAAGGGCACCGCTCCACGCCCGATGGCGCATCACGCGATCAAAGAAGACAACGCGCTGTGGTTCCTGACCGCCGATCATACCGATATCGGCGAGGATGCCGCAGCAGGCAAGGATGCGCGCTACCAGATCGCCAGCGGCGAAGCCAAGCTATATGCAGTTCTCGACGGCAAGCTCAGCATTGAGACCGACCGCGCCAAGCTGGATCAGGTGTGGTCGCCCATGGACGCCGCATGGTTCGAAGAAGGCAAGGCCGATCCTGCCGTGCGGCTGGTCCGCTTTAGCCCCAAGTCGGCGGAAATCTGGGCACATGAGAGCAGCGCCAAGGCGTTCTACGAGATGGCGAAATCCACTGTGACGGACGGCACGGCGGATCTCGGCGATCATGGCAAGGTCACCTTTTGA
- a CDS encoding CreA family protein, whose protein sequence is MGRIAHIIGAALLAAPFTFQAPQAIAEEVGEIGVDWAGNDIVIEAIADPEVTGVTCHLAYFRRGLIDRLANGNWFEDPSNSAIECQQTGPIKLGDIDRSKDGEDVFRASRSIILKSLRVKRIYDEANRTLIYVAHARELTQGSAKVAISTVPIGDAAQ, encoded by the coding sequence ATGGGCCGCATCGCGCACATCATCGGGGCCGCTCTGCTAGCGGCCCCTTTCACATTTCAGGCGCCGCAAGCCATTGCCGAAGAGGTCGGCGAGATTGGCGTCGACTGGGCTGGCAATGACATCGTGATCGAGGCAATCGCCGACCCTGAGGTCACCGGCGTCACATGCCACCTTGCCTATTTCCGGCGTGGCCTGATCGACAGGCTGGCCAATGGTAACTGGTTCGAAGATCCGTCGAACAGCGCCATCGAATGTCAACAGACTGGCCCGATCAAGCTGGGTGATATCGACCGTTCAAAGGATGGCGAGGACGTGTTTCGCGCCAGCCGCTCGATTATCCTGAAATCGTTGAGGGTCAAGCGTATTTATGACGAGGCCAACCGCACGCTGATCTACGTCGCGCACGCGCGCGAGCTGACCCAAGGTTCGGCCAAGGTGGCGATATCAACGGTGCCAATCGGGGACGCTGCACAGTAG
- a CDS encoding DegT/DnrJ/EryC1/StrS family aminotransferase, with amino-acid sequence MSGAGQERFTGSFTQQEPIPEDAIEAAVAVMRSGRLHRYNTEDGEVAALEREFASYTGAKYALAVASGGYAMGAALRAVGIGPGDKVLTNAFTLAPVPGAIAGVGAVPVFVGVSEHLTIDLDDLAAKAGEAKVLMLSHMRGHLADMDRLMQICNEAGVIVIEDCAHTMGAAWRGRMSGRDGLIGCYSVQTYKHMNAGEGGLLITDDDDVAARAILLSGSYMLYSRHGTQPPEEAFERAKYVTPNVSGRMDNLRAAILRPQLRRLEAQCAAWTARYRAVEDGLHGTPGLTVVERPEEERFVGSSIQFLLLDWSDEAVGEVLSRCAARGVHLKWFGGAEPEGFTSRYDSWHYAPSARMPTSDRVLRGIVDMRLPLTFTLDDCALIARIIRAEVGAVWQGHGQD; translated from the coding sequence ATGAGCGGCGCGGGGCAGGAACGCTTCACCGGCAGCTTTACCCAGCAAGAGCCGATTCCCGAGGACGCCATTGAGGCGGCTGTCGCGGTCATGCGTTCGGGGCGGCTGCACCGATATAACACCGAAGATGGTGAGGTGGCCGCGCTGGAGCGTGAGTTTGCGTCCTACACCGGGGCCAAATACGCGCTGGCAGTGGCCTCGGGGGGCTATGCGATGGGCGCGGCCTTGCGCGCGGTTGGCATAGGGCCGGGCGACAAGGTGTTGACCAACGCATTCACCCTCGCGCCGGTGCCGGGGGCGATTGCGGGCGTTGGTGCCGTGCCGGTATTCGTCGGGGTGAGCGAGCATCTGACCATTGATCTGGACGACCTGGCCGCCAAGGCTGGCGAGGCGAAAGTGCTGATGCTTAGCCATATGCGTGGGCATCTGGCGGACATGGATCGGCTGATGCAGATTTGTAACGAAGCAGGCGTGATAGTTATCGAGGATTGCGCGCATACGATGGGCGCGGCGTGGCGCGGGCGCATGTCGGGGCGCGATGGGCTGATTGGCTGCTATTCGGTGCAGACCTACAAACATATGAATGCGGGCGAGGGTGGTCTGCTGATTACCGATGACGACGATGTGGCCGCGCGGGCGATCCTGCTGTCGGGGTCATACATGCTCTATTCCCGCCATGGCACCCAGCCGCCCGAAGAGGCATTTGAGCGGGCGAAATACGTCACGCCCAACGTGTCGGGGCGCATGGATAACCTGCGCGCCGCGATCCTACGGCCCCAGTTGCGGCGGTTGGAGGCACAATGCGCGGCCTGGACCGCGCGATACCGCGCCGTCGAGGATGGCTTGCACGGCACGCCCGGCCTGACAGTAGTCGAGCGGCCCGAGGAAGAGCGCTTTGTCGGCTCATCAATCCAGTTCCTGTTGCTGGACTGGTCGGACGAAGCTGTGGGCGAGGTGCTGTCCCGTTGCGCCGCGCGGGGCGTCCACCTGAAATGGTTCGGCGGGGCCGAGCCAGAGGGGTTCACCAGCCGCTATGATAGCTGGCACTACGCCCCCAGCGCGCGCATGCCGACCAGCGACAGGGTGCTGCGCGGGATTGTAGACATGCGCCTGCCTCTGACCTTTACCCTAGACGATTGCGCGCTGATCGCGCGTATAATTCGCGCCGAGGTGGGTGCGGTCTGGCAGGGGCATGGGCAGGATTGA
- a CDS encoding HAD-IA family hydrolase, whose product MRSVIFDLDGTLADTSGDLVAAANVCFRDMGAGDQLTVADAGTALCGARAMLLLGLERMGRAPDPVLLDRYYPMLLNAYEDQIDTHTVFYPGALKAVAALYDADFKVAICTNKPEYLARKLLQNMGALDLFGALIGADTLAVRKPDPEPLREAARRAGGDPARCLLVGDTITDHTTARAAGVPSVLVTFGPNGSDMRALAPDALLEDFADLPAIAARLLP is encoded by the coding sequence ATGCGCAGCGTTATCTTTGATCTGGATGGAACGCTGGCCGATACCAGCGGCGATCTGGTGGCCGCTGCCAATGTCTGCTTTCGCGATATGGGTGCAGGCGATCAATTGACCGTCGCAGATGCAGGCACCGCACTTTGCGGGGCGCGCGCGATGCTGTTGCTGGGACTCGAGAGGATGGGCCGCGCGCCTGACCCGGTGCTGCTGGATCGGTATTACCCTATGTTGCTGAATGCTTATGAGGATCAGATCGATACGCATACGGTGTTTTACCCCGGTGCGCTGAAGGCGGTTGCGGCACTTTACGATGCGGATTTCAAAGTCGCGATCTGCACAAATAAGCCGGAGTACCTAGCGCGCAAACTGTTGCAGAACATGGGGGCGTTGGATCTGTTCGGCGCTTTGATCGGCGCTGACACATTGGCTGTGCGCAAACCCGACCCCGAGCCGCTGCGCGAGGCTGCGCGCCGCGCTGGCGGCGATCCGGCGCGCTGTCTGCTGGTAGGTGACACGATCACGGATCACACGACCGCGCGCGCGGCTGGCGTGCCGTCGGTGCTGGTGACCTTTGGCCCCAATGGGTCGGACATGCGCGCACTCGCCCCTGATGCACTGCTGGAGGATTTCGCAGACCTGCCCGCCATTGCCGCGCGGCTGCTGCCATGA